A window of the Bacteroidota bacterium genome harbors these coding sequences:
- a CDS encoding NUDIX hydrolase has product MDEFQSFINKRKTKDLVVFRKRNVDKLFRTFIDKFPLVKAAGGLVVNEYNMVLMIYKNGTWDLPKGKR; this is encoded by the coding sequence ATGGATGAATTTCAAAGTTTTATCAACAAAAGAAAGACTAAAGACCTCGTGGTGTTCCGAAAAAGAAATGTTGATAAATTGTTTAGAACCTTCATCGATAAATTTCCGTTAGTTAAAGCAGCCGGTGGGCTGGTAGTCAATGAATACAACATGGTTCTGATGATTTACAAGAATGGAACCTGGGATCTTCCCAAAGGCAAAAGG
- a CDS encoding orotate phosphoribosyltransferase has protein sequence MIYNKETAFRTAELLLQIKAIKLDVDHPFTWASGIISPIYCDNRVTLSYPRVRTYIRQEFVKAIQSEYGDVDLIAGVATGGIAQGVLVAQDLDLPFAYVRASKKGHGLENQIEGRVEAGQSVVVLEDLISTGGSSLSAVDALRQAGCNVKGMVAIFTYNLQKATNAFLEHKCSLLTLSDYDHLIQKAIEIDYIRSEDYKTLLKWRENPSEWGK, from the coding sequence ATGATATACAACAAAGAAACTGCATTCCGGACTGCCGAATTGCTTTTGCAAATTAAAGCAATAAAATTGGATGTCGATCATCCTTTTACCTGGGCATCCGGGATTATATCCCCGATTTATTGTGATAACCGGGTAACTCTTTCATATCCAAGGGTAAGGACGTACATACGCCAGGAGTTTGTAAAGGCCATACAAAGTGAGTATGGTGATGTGGATCTGATTGCCGGCGTTGCTACCGGAGGCATAGCACAGGGTGTGTTGGTTGCGCAGGATCTTGATCTTCCCTTCGCCTATGTGCGTGCTTCCAAGAAGGGGCATGGACTGGAAAACCAGATAGAGGGGAGAGTAGAGGCCGGGCAATCGGTTGTAGTGTTGGAAGACCTGATATCAACGGGAGGCAGCAGCCTCAGCGCAGTGGATGCACTAAGGCAGGCAGGCTGCAACGTAAAAGGTATGGTAGCCATATTTACCTATAACCTGCAAAAAGCCACGAACGCCTTTTTAGAACACAAGTGTTCGCTTCTTACTCTTTCCGATTATGATCACCTTATACAAAAAGCCATAGAGATCGATTATATCAGGAGTGAGGATTACAAGACTTTATTGAAATGGCGTGAAAATCCTTCCGAATGGGGAAAATAA
- a CDS encoding biotin--[acetyl-CoA-carboxylase] ligase, which translates to MKSQPAYRTIRFNTIGSTHEEASRLIDKGIDEDHLMITASYQTQGIGQDNSLWFSDRGKNLLTSLIIYTSFLPADGQFMLSKAVSLAILDLLKTRHLPGMSDIKIKWPNDIYWGSEKIAGILIRNQIQGNHLSKSVISIGLNVNQEVFPGWIPNPTSILLKTGIKQDLSGIEEALKTNLYLRFKLLRDNREEILNNEYLHSLYRYNVLKPYVYQGNPILARITGINEYGHLLLQDTNGQHLECDLKEIVFAPDDQE; encoded by the coding sequence ATGAAAAGTCAACCGGCATACAGAACCATCCGATTCAATACTATCGGATCTACACATGAAGAAGCATCGAGACTTATCGACAAAGGGATTGATGAAGACCATCTGATGATAACGGCATCCTATCAGACCCAAGGGATCGGTCAGGATAACAGCCTTTGGTTCAGCGACAGAGGCAAGAACCTCCTTACCAGTCTGATCATTTATACATCCTTTTTACCGGCTGATGGACAGTTTATGTTGAGTAAGGCTGTTTCTCTGGCCATCCTGGATTTACTAAAGACCCGCCATTTGCCCGGAATGTCTGATATTAAAATAAAATGGCCTAACGATATTTATTGGGGAAGTGAAAAAATCGCCGGCATCCTTATCCGGAACCAGATCCAGGGAAACCATCTATCAAAATCAGTTATAAGCATTGGATTAAATGTTAACCAGGAAGTATTTCCCGGTTGGATACCCAATCCAACATCCATTTTATTGAAAACTGGGATAAAGCAGGATCTTTCCGGCATCGAGGAAGCATTGAAAACCAACTTATACTTGCGCTTTAAACTTTTGCGTGACAACCGGGAAGAAATTCTCAACAACGAATATCTTCATTCATTATACAGGTATAATGTATTAAAACCATATGTATACCAAGGAAATCCGATATTAGCCAGGATAACCGGAATAAATGAGTATGGTCACCTCCTTTTACAGGATACAAACGGGCAACACCTGGAATGTGATTTAAAAGAAATTGTATTTGCGCCTGATGATCAGGAATGA
- the rsfS gene encoding ribosome silencing factor — protein MIKDEIQGTKSLLQKVIEGIEEKKGKDIVRIHIGLNDNSISDYFVICHGTSKTQVEAIADSVVDTVRNEIAQKPWHIEGYENSEWILIDYVDVVVHVFEESKRSFYKLEELWGDSEIEYLETKYESE, from the coding sequence ATGATTAAAGACGAAATCCAGGGAACAAAAAGCCTACTGCAAAAAGTCATCGAAGGTATTGAAGAAAAAAAAGGAAAGGATATAGTCCGAATTCATATTGGTTTAAATGACAATTCAATTAGCGACTATTTCGTAATTTGTCACGGTACATCCAAAACGCAGGTGGAAGCCATTGCCGATTCGGTTGTTGATACGGTAAGAAACGAAATAGCTCAAAAACCCTGGCATATTGAAGGGTATGAAAATTCGGAATGGATTTTGATAGATTACGTTGATGTAGTAGTTCACGTTTTTGAAGAAAGCAAAAGAAGTTTCTACAAGCTTGAAGAACTATGGGGAGACTCTGAAATAGAGTATCTTGAAACGAAATATGAATCTGAATAA
- a CDS encoding ATP-dependent metallopeptidase FtsH/Yme1/Tma family protein has protein sequence MSEKENTKNEQQNIPENKPKGNNRGRFNFYWIYAILALVFFSVYFFNTEGSAKKTTWKDLRQMLIDQDVERIVLVNGKTAEVYIREEKLSDPKFEELLPKDTPEGGPQFYFNITSPDTFHKELEEAQEGIDDPVYIENETRTEWSREVLGWLIPIGVLVIVWLLIMRMMSRGGAGPGGQIFNIGKSKAQLFDRANNVTVTFKDVAGLEEAKMEVVEIVDFLKTPAKYTKLGGKIPKGALLVGPPGTGKTLLAKAVAGEAKVPFFSISGSDFVEMFVGVGASRVRDLFKQAKEKAPCIIFIDEIDAIGRARGKNPITGANDERENTLNQLLTEMDGFSSNTGVIILAATNRADILDRALMRAGRFDRQIHVELPDLKERESIFKVHM, from the coding sequence ATGTCAGAAAAGGAAAATACGAAAAACGAGCAACAGAACATCCCTGAGAATAAACCTAAAGGGAATAATAGGGGGAGGTTCAATTTTTATTGGATCTATGCTATTCTGGCCCTGGTTTTCTTTTCGGTATACTTTTTCAATACGGAAGGGTCTGCAAAGAAAACAACCTGGAAAGATTTAAGGCAAATGTTGATCGACCAGGATGTTGAGAGGATAGTTTTGGTAAACGGAAAGACAGCGGAGGTTTATATCAGGGAAGAAAAGCTGTCAGATCCTAAATTTGAGGAACTGTTGCCTAAGGATACACCAGAAGGTGGTCCTCAGTTTTATTTCAATATTACCTCACCGGATACTTTTCACAAAGAGTTGGAAGAGGCCCAGGAAGGAATAGATGATCCTGTATATATCGAAAATGAGACAAGGACGGAATGGAGTCGGGAGGTTCTGGGATGGTTGATCCCAATTGGTGTTTTGGTAATAGTCTGGTTGCTGATCATGCGAATGATGAGCAGGGGAGGTGCCGGTCCCGGCGGACAGATTTTCAACATTGGCAAATCAAAGGCTCAGCTTTTCGACAGGGCGAACAACGTGACTGTCACCTTTAAGGATGTAGCCGGCCTGGAAGAGGCCAAGATGGAAGTTGTGGAGATTGTGGATTTCCTGAAAACTCCTGCTAAATATACCAAACTGGGAGGAAAGATTCCAAAGGGTGCCTTACTGGTAGGGCCTCCGGGAACGGGGAAAACCCTTTTGGCCAAGGCTGTGGCCGGTGAGGCCAAAGTTCCCTTCTTTTCGATATCGGGTTCTGATTTTGTTGAGATGTTTGTTGGTGTTGGAGCATCACGTGTTCGGGATCTCTTCAAGCAAGCCAAGGAGAAAGCCCCCTGTATAATATTTATCGATGAAATTGATGCTATCGGTCGTGCCAGGGGCAAAAATCCCATTACAGGGGCTAACGATGAGAGAGAAAATACACTGAATCAATTGCTTACTGAAATGGACGGTTTCTCCAGCAATACCGGTGTGATCATTCTTGCAGCAACTAACCGTGCTGATATTCTTGACAGAGCACTTATGCGGGCAGGCCGTTTCGACAGGCAGATCCATGTAGAGCTTCCTGACCTGAAAGAAAGAGAATCCATTTTCAAGGTGCATATGC